The sequence GTCCCCTTCTTCACGTTGCTTCCCGCGCGGCGGATGCCGGTCCCTCTCTCCGCGGCGGAGAAGACATTGACCGTCGACGGATTTTCCCGGTTCGGCCCGTTCTTGTCCCCGGGCTCATCCGTGTCTTCAAAAGGGACGACGCAGTCGGCTCCTTCGGGAACCAGGGAACCTGCCATGATCCGGATGGCGGTTCCCGGTCTGACGGTTCTTTTCGTCGACCGTCCCGCTCGGGTGGTTCCGATGATGCTGAGGGTGACAGGGGTATCCCTGCCCGCCGTCAGGAGGTCGGAGGACCTGACGGCATACCCGTCCGGTCCCGCTATGTCGGCCGGGGGCAGATCGATATCGGAAAGGACATCCTGCGCCGCCACCTGACCAGCGCTTTCGAGGATGGCCCGTCTTTCCGGCCTGAGTACGCGAACGTGGTCGAGCACCATCTCCAGCGCCTTCTCGTAACTGATCATTGTCTCACCTCCCCAGGGTTCGGGCCTCGACGGACATGGGCCGGTACCCCGTTCCTTCGTGCGCGCCGTTGTCCTCAAGCATCTCGGGCACGCAGACGCGCAGTGACCCGTTCAGTCTGATGACGTTGACCCTGGTGTTGTAAAGCTGCAGCAGGGTTTCGCTGTTCACGACGTTGTCGCAGTGCCCGTCGGCGATGATCGCCCCCTTCCGGATCATGACGGCGCGGTCAGCTATCCAGAGGGCGTGTTCCGGTGAGTGGGTCGATTTGATGAAGGTGTACCCCTCCTTGGACAGGGCCGCAATGTGTTCAAGCAGTCTGAGTTGATTGCCGTAGTCGAGGCCGCTTGCGGGTTCGTCCATGACAAAGATGTGCGCCCCCTGTGCCAGCGCTCGCGCGATAAGGGTGAGCTGCCTTTCACCCCCGCTTATCTCCGTGTAGGGACGTTCGGCGAGATGCGTGATGGAAAGTCTCTCCATCACAGTCTGTGCGATGTCCATGTCTTCCCGCGAGTACCGGAAGAAGAACCTCTTGTGGGGCATCCGGCCCATGAGGATGACGTCGGAGACCCTGTAGGGAAA is a genomic window of Syntrophorhabdus sp. containing:
- a CDS encoding molybdopterin molybdenumtransferase MoeA codes for the protein MISYEKALEMVLDHVRVLRPERRAILESAGQVAAQDVLSDIDLPPADIAGPDGYAVRSSDLLTAGRDTPVTLSIIGTTRAGRSTKRTVRPGTAIRIMAGSLVPEGADCVVPFEDTDEPGDKNGPNRENPSTVNVFSAAERGTGIRRAGSNVKKGT
- a CDS encoding ABC transporter ATP-binding protein, whose amino-acid sequence is MALMEIRHVTFAYREKPVLKDVSVEIGEGEVVTLLGPNGSGKSTLLKVIIGLIRPGQGTVRLAGRDISSIPQKELARQIAYVPQFHKGTFPYRVSDVILMGRMPHKRFFFRYSREDMDIAQTVMERLSITHLAERPYTEISGGERQLTLIARALAQGAHIFVMDEPASGLDYGNQLRLLEHIAALSKEGYTFIKSTHSPEHALWIADRAVMIRKGAIIADGHCDNVVNSETLLQLYNTRVNVIRLNGSLRVCVPEMLEDNGAHEGTGYRPMSVEARTLGR